One Primulina eburnea isolate SZY01 chromosome 4, ASM2296580v1, whole genome shotgun sequence genomic window, GCCATTAGCAAGTTCGACTCCATCAAGTGTAGAACAGTTTCCTCGGCTTCAAGTAACTGTTCTTGAATCGTTTCAAAATCGACATTCTTGGCCTTTCTGCTGTGTTGATTCATCGCCAATTTGGTTCTCAAGTTCTGCACAGTTGTCTGAAGAATCTCGAGTTTATAGGCATTCGAGGCCAATCTATCGTGGATTGTTCTGTCGTTCATTTCTGGAAAGAATGCCCTGTTTCTTGCTGAGACCTTCAACTTATCTACTCCCAACTCTTTCTCCACATCCGAGTCAGTAAAGGGTGTATCAGTTTTATGCTTTCCATTTTCAGAATGATTGAAAACTATATCCTTTGCCGCCATATTATGAGACACTTTAAGCGACCCTCCAATTTTTTTATCTTTCTTCCCATTTTCAGAAGTTTCGGAAAGCTCAATGACCTGATCATCTGCCCCAGAATCACGAGGAACTTGGTCGACAGGAATATCTTTCATTAGCATTCCATTCCAAACTTTAGAGGCTTTATTTTTTATCTTCTGCAACTTGCGTTTATCTCGACCAAAGAAACGAAGGCGTTTTAAGTCCTCAATCTCTTTCACAGGAACTTCTTGTTTGGTATCAGAGATTGGTCTTCCCTGAAAAATAGGATTTTTCCTCTCCTCCAGCATCTTTCTAACTGTTTTTATTCTTCCCTGCAAGTTCTTCAAGCCAAGTAGGGAGTCAACATGAGTTTTCTTCAAGATATTTCTTCTGGAATGAGCAGCAACTTCCAGAAACTGCAAAAGATGCAGAAACTAAACATAATAAAAAGGGTTTAAAAGATATTTACAAACTTATAAGACAAATAGAATTATAAGTTGCAGAAACTTAAATGAAGAAGGAAATCACCTCTGGCTCTTCAGTTAGTGTGGCTTTAAGCTTTGAATGAAGAAGTGCATTGTGTTCAAGAAATGTTATATCATCTCTTAGAGAAGCAATGGCCGGACCATATGCGTTTAATTCGGATTTTAACCCTCCAATTTCACTCTCCATCAAAGAAATCTTCCCTTTCATCTGTTCATTCTCAAAGGTTTTTGCCGCATTTTCACTCTCTAAACTTTGACACACCCCAGTAAGTtcctggactttattttgagacaTAACTTCAGGAACAGAACAGATTTGAAGGTCAAAATAAAATGCCGACTCTTCAGTCTCCCAGAGTTCAAACTCATCATTTATGTCCTGGATTTCAGGCTCTGAGTTTGTTTCAACTGAATTAAGGCTATCAATTTCCTTCTTTTGAACGATATTATTCTCAGACAGTTGGATTATGCTCTTTTCTTTATCTTGTCTTGTCTGCAGTGATCCTTGGACGTCAGATTTCAATTTTTCCACCATTTTGGACAGGGTCACATTCAAATTTTCAGCAACTTCAAGCTTCGCTTCGGTATCCAAGAGCTCAGCTTCCGTTTGTATCAAATTTTCTTTACCATTTGTCATATCCCTCTTCATCTGAACATTGTATTCTCTGATCCCTTGAATCTCCATTTCTGATTTCCGAACAGCACCGATGAGTTCCAAATTTACCGCCTTTTGCAACTCCAGCTGTCCTTTCAATATACTCATTTCCTTTTCAATGGTACAGTTGGCTTCATGCTGTCTATTCAGTTCTTCAAGAATTGACTTTAATTCCATCATTTTCTCTGCCCCAAAGCTCCGTAGCATTGCAGATTTATCAACAGTGGCCAAGAAATCCAGAACAGCAGCATCATTTTGCTGATCCGTGTGCCATTTTTCCTCCATTAAATCAGAAATTTTCTTCCGCAAAGACACGTTTTCCTCCATCACTTGAGCATATGTTTCTTGTAATGTGCGGTAAGATTTTTGCAAATCAGCCTGCTTGACACCAAGACTCACCAATTCAGCCTCAAGTTTAGCAGCGTGCTCATGGCCCTGACTCAAATCCAATTTCAATTGTTTGTTCATGTCGAGAATTTCGCCTTTTTCAGATTTATGCATGGTATGATTCTGACGCACGAATTTCAACTCGTTCTCAAAATATATCTTCTGTGACTCAATTTCCATGCCTTTGGATTCCAACTGCTCGAGTACAGTAACGAGGACCGAGTTCTCTACCAAGAGCtgctgcttatcatcctcataTTTTGAGATTGAATGTTTCATATCTTCGATATTTCCCAGGATGTGATGCATGAAAGTTTGCTCATTTTCAATCTTTCCATCGATAACACAATCCATACGAGTTTCGAGGGCCCTAAAAACTCCATATATATCCAACCTTAATCTTTCGATTTCATCCAACAGGAACTCAGTTTCCACCTGCTGCTCAAGGCTTTCACTCTCCAGCTCTGACATCACTTTCTCTGCCAATTTGGAAGCCTCGACATGTTTTTGACACTCAATAATGAGcgaataatttttttcttccaTGTCTTTAATAAATTTATGCAAAATGGACATCTCAAACTGCGATTTTAGAGTTCTTTCAAATTCCCCTGCATATTCATTCTTCTTCCATTCGTTTTCTTCTTTCAGGAGATGAATCTGGCTTTGTAGTCCAACAAACGAAGTCTCACTTTGAATCTGGGTGCTTACTCGCTCTTGCTTCTCCACACCCAAAGACACTTTGAGCTCATCCACCTGAGAGTTTACAGCTTTCTTCTCTTTCTCTAAGTCCGCGTATTCTTCTTCCAACCTGATAAATCCGTTCTCCAGTCTTCCTAATTTCCTCTCAACATTTTCCAACTTAAGTAACAAGGTACTCCTTTCGGTTAGAAGATAAGATCTGTCGCTTTTGAGCAGTTCACGGACCTCTTCCAAGCCCTTTGATTTCTCCCTCAAGCCTTCGAGTTCAACTTTTGCAGAAGATAGAGAATTCTCAAGAACGGCATTTTTCTCCAGTAGCCTATGCATAGTCTCTGTCACAGCCTGTAACTGAGAGAGAAGAGAAGCTTTCTCCATAATAAATGTGGTCTTTTCTCCATTCAAGACCGACACGGAGCTTTCATCGAaagattttttctttaaaagttcTTCCATGTTTTCCAACTTCTTCAACAAAGTTTCTTTCTCGTTGATATCTTCATCACAAATATGTTTCAGCCTTATGTTTTCATCCTCCAAGTTCTTCAATGAAGCTCCAACACATGCTGGGTTCAGACCTGCTGTTTTTACTTGCTCAATTAAAGCCTCGTGGCTACAATTCAATTCTTTAATTTCCTCTTTCAATGATAATATCTCCTGCTGAAGGGATTTGCTAGAGCCCATTTGTAGAGAAACTTCCTTTTCAAGCTTATGCTTCAACTCTCTCAGACTGATAATTTCATTTTCCATATTCTCCATTTTGACAGTTGACAACAAATTTGATTGACTCAAACTATGATTGTCATCCCTAACCTGCTGAATCTCCACTTCTACGCCATTCTTAAATATTTCCAATTCCTTCAGCATTTGAAGAACATTTTTTAACTCCAGTTGCAGAGCTCTATTATCATCTTTTGATTGAGAATTCAAATTTTGCAGATTCTTGAGCATGGCTTCAACTTGTTGGCAATGGATGTTCTCTTCTTGCAACCGATTCTCAAGCTTCTCCAACTGCTCCTCCTTCTTTGAAAGTTCTTGATCTTTCATGGCAATCTTCTTAACCAGATTCTCTGCCTCGACTCTAAGTGATTGATTTGATACCTCCAAAAGTACGCGTTTCTCTTCAGCATTTCGAAATTTAGCATTTCCATTCAGGACTTCATTTTCGAGGCACGTAAGATTCACTTCAGCCATAGATAAATCTTTCTCAAGCTGGTTTATTGTCTCCAAGCAGCACTTGTACTCAAGAGTCGAAGCTTCTTTCTCCTTGTTCAGCTGCGCAAGAGCCTTTTGAAGTTCCACGACTTCAGCTTCGGATCTTTTTGCATGTATTTTTAGCAGTTTGGCCTCATCTTCCATGGCAGATATTACCTTCTCTAACTCTAATATTTTTACAAGACACTGATTGTACTGATCTATTGCAGCTGTATTTTCAATATTTAGTCTCAATATTTCATCTTTCAAAGATTGAGCTTCACTTTGTGCTTTGATTGATCTCTCGTCAAGTCCCTTCTTATCTTCTTCGAGTAGAGAAACCATGGCCTCCAGATTCAATATCTTCCGCAAATACTCTGCATGATTCACCAAAGCAGAAACTTTTTCACCCTCTAAATGAAGAAGGGCTTCTTTCAACGTTTGAACCTCGATTTCAGATTTGCTCGATTTTTCATCCAGCCTCTCTACATCATTTTGTGCATTATTAAGTTCTCCCTCTATATCAGATAGCTTTTGTAGGCACTGCTGATACTGTAAGAGGATCTCGTCCTTTTCAACTTGCACACTAGCAAGATTTTTTTTCAAGTCTTGAACTTCACTCTCGGCTTTTTCTGCTCTTCCTGTCTCATTAAAAACCTCGTCTTTAAAAATATGCTTTTCATTTGACAATTTGAGCACTTCATCTCGAAAGTTCTCTTCTCTCCTTTTTTTCCCTTTTGGCCATTTTCGAATTGATCCTTCACGAACATGGAGTTTATTTTCTGGCGTACGAGGTTCCTCATCTTGAATAGAAATTTTAGAAGGTGAATCTTCAGCCAGTTCAAAAGGTAGTTCTTCAGATAAGGCCTCTGCTATGGTGCAATGAGCCTGGTGAAGTTCTCCTGTCGCATGATTATATCGTTCAGCCAATGCACGATAAGCCCGGTAGAACTCCTCGACCAATTTCATCAACTCAGGCCTTCTCTTGTAGTACATTTCAGCCCTTCGTGCAAATGAATCTGCATCTTCTTCGATGAGCTTGATCATTGATTTAACTTTGCCATCCATGTCTGTAGACAATGTATCATTTTCCATTTAGTTGTCCGACAAACAAAATTAAGGGATGAGCTTCGGCCATCATGCAATTTTAAAGATTTTTCCATTGTTGTTAGGCAATTAACAAGAATACAAGATGTTTATAGTTAAAACAGCAGAAACTCAGCATAGCTTCAGAAgcaatataaatttagaatgaCATTAAGATTCATAGAAGGCAGAGCTACCTTAGGTTAGCTATCAAATAATTTGTTCTTGAATCATATTGGATACTACTAAGATCATGACACATTTTAGCAATGATgatttagttccaagaaagatTTCCTATAATATTTATCACCAAGATATTTTaccttgtattttaaataaagtataataaattttaaccttTTGAGCACTGTATTTTAGATGCAGGACTTCACGGTAGAATCAAGTAACTCCTGGTGTAGTGTAGGGCTGTGTCGTGTTTCTATTACTTCAAAATTCACCCCATAATGAAAATAGTTTTCCAAGTGCATCAGATCAGAGAATGCAACATGTTAAAATATCAGCTCAAAAATTTCTGTAATCATGAAACATTGTTAAAGATAGAACGatgataagtgcaagaattgcacttaatttatatgttaatctttttgatctatgcTGGTTTCAAACAGAATTACGCttggtttttgttatttttgtgttGTGCAGGGGAAAAACAACTAGTGATGGTTTAGAGCAATCAGAGATGTGTTTGAGCATGAAAATGCGATAGACGAGAGCCGCAGCGCTCATTTGTGCGAAAGACGAGCGCCTAGACGCTTCTCAAGAAGCGCTTAGGCGCATCATTGCCGAAGAataagcgcctaggcgctgcccAGACAGCACCGCGGCGCTCACATTCACAATTGACGGGCGCCACTTACTCAGCGCCGCGGCGCCAATGGCGGCTAAACAAGATTAAATGGGCTTCGACTCACGGCCCAGACGGGGGAGATAAAAAGGAAATCGAGGGTTCAGAAGATGGAACACCATTTTGGAGAGGAAAACACACAGGAGAACAGGAGCGAACACGAGACGAAGATCCGGAGTGCGAAGATCGACCACAAATACGAAGAAAGAcaaatctggggacagagacgacacttcggatatGTTATCTGTTCTTTCGTTTTTATATTTTCTCGTATTTCGATGTCTAAAACTTTGACCATGCGTTGTTTTTATTTAGATTTcgtcatgaactaattttctatTCTAGAGGATGATGTAGCGTTGTGCATGCGATAAATTGATTcggtttttatatgattgaattctttctcgtttaattgtgttttttTGTGTTTATtctactgcaatttactggccataaattgtgtgttgtctattaattctacaactcgggaaaGAGACTAgcattatagatcattagaaaaGCATCGTTGAATTTTTATaacgttcggaaggcgtataactttagcgaggcttaggtaagaacattgtttgcatttatccaTGAAACTTAGATTTTAATTAGGAATATTAgaatcgaagtttgattgatacagtttattcgtcacttgggagagggggaataaaacaagtaagtgttcttggctattaaataattggaattcatgaatataaatttaagtgaaaataattatcgtggaaacttagtgaaatcatttctttagatattttctctccttGATATTTTCCCAAATTCGGTGATTAGTTAATAATTTTGCGATTCATTAGTTCCAAGCAAACCAACctttctatttatttttctagataaagtcgagactattttaattacaagcactgatatacgtttttatacacactccttgagggatcgacacttgtactcaagaaaatacattttactataacttgacgtcgtgcgcttgcgagcaatcaagaaaacacgcaacaaacGATATAGACCGCAAAGAGAAAGCCGTATCACCTGTGAgattttcttggagaaattTTGAGTTTTTTGGGCTAATGTGGCTGTCCCACCACCAAGAATACAAGCGCCTCGACTCGGAATGTGATAGGGTTGCCATAACTCCAGAAACAGATAGAAATACAACTCTCCTTGGTGTTCGTCAAAACCTGGTCAAAGCAACATGAACCATCTTTGGCATGTCAAGAAACGAACTTTCATATCTTGATTACTGAAACATGATATGGCAGATGAAACAAATTCCTCCAAGAAATACCAAGATTTGAATAATTCATATTATGATTGGTGCATCAACGATATGAATTTGATGCTACCTGCTAAATCAGAAGCGGTGTTAGAAGCTGGAAGAAGTCGAAGACCGCTCCATGAACTTTTAGCGAATAACAAAAGGTAACCTGAAGCAAAGAACACAGCAAGTTAACTTTAATGAGGTCTCCATCCAAGAAATACCAAGATTTGAATAATTCATATTATGATTGGTGCATCAACGATATGAATTTGATGCTACCTGCTAAATCAGAAGCGGTGTTAGAAGCTGGAAGAAGTCGAAGACCGCTCCATGAACTTTTAGCGAATAACAAAAGGTAACCTGAAGCAAAGAACACAGCAAGTTAACTTTAATTAGGTCTCCATCCAAGAAAATAATCACGGTGAAAGAAACTTGTAGTACGATTATGCAATGCATTAAAATCCACAACTTAGATCTCCCAAATATTTTACTACAGAAACACATTTTACACTCTCAATTGAATCatccaaaataattttaaaactagATATTGAGGATGAGTCCctcaattaaaagaaataaacAGGATACTTTAAATGAACTTACAGAAACACAAATTAACCCACAGATTAAGGTGATTAATCAATAAAACAGACCTGTGACTCAATCCAACCATAAATTGTGAAAGGAAAAGTTTGTTGAGTCTCCATAAAGGGCCAAAAGGAGGAAAAGAAACTCAGTCAACTAATTTGTTCCTCAAAACAAACTGACCATGAAgatatacaaaaaaaaataccCCGTGATaagttcaaaaaataaaaaacgagTTTATAAACCAATATTGACCTTTATACAGATAAAACATCTCAATAACTTTCAAATTTATTGAAATAAGAGCACATTGAATAAAGCTATTCAAAATTGACTTTTCAAACTCAATTTAACAAAGAAGAAAGTAACTTTTCATCGCACTGAGACTCTTcagaaattgaagaaaaatgaagaatCTTTCCTGACAACCAGGCCAACAACTACACAAATGAACTTATTATGACGAAGAACAATCAATACTTACACAAACCCACATCAACAAAAAGTTCAACAAAACCATAAAACCAGATATCAAGAAATTCAAGCAAATGGGAACTTCAAAAATTAAATCTTCGGAAAATGAGCCTTTCAGAAAActccaaaaattttgaattttcaaactCTTCATGACAAATGAAAAAATAACACCGCAACCCAAGATTAAAACTTACAAATCGGAAGTAAGAAAAATGGAATCTTGATCAGCAGCTGTTGTTGCGAAAGCCGCCCCCAGCTCCAGCTGCTAGATTTTCACTTTCACCCCCATTGTCTTTCTCTCACCTTTTCCTCACACCGCAGTCTCCAAAACTTCTAATCCCTCTTTATCATTGATGGGTCATTCGCATCTTTGGGTTTTTGTTTAGTCAAGCGTCCGTATTACAGCATGTGAAGACAGAAGACTGGCTCAAACTGTGTATATACGGTCGTAAGAAATACGAACGTATGTACGTACTAAATTAGTGAAAGAAAAAATCCCTGTATATCATAACTAACCTGCTTTTCATTAATGGGTTTTGCAAAAAATTTGGCAAATTTAACGTTGTGATTTCATCAATAATCGGGATTCTGCTACCGGATGTGTATTCCATTGAATTTTACTTtccttcttctttcttttttgaataaatacattatatatagtatatactttaattttaatacaaaatataattatctgtttttaaattattatgttTTTGTTTCGTATAACGTTAAAAAATACAatgagaaaattatattttgagtAAGAAAATTCGATGCCTACAAATTATTAAGTACTTAATATAGGAATTCTTGGTGATAAGAATGTGTGTGCGTTTGTTTTTCTAATTAACCATAAATAGATTTACAGTATATATGGTCGGGTCGAGCAtgaattttgtttttaaaatgtgacttaaattatatttattaaaatagttttattttatatgaaatAAAGTTGAGAATTTGGTATTCTATATTTATCATTTACTAAACTAACATGAACCAGTTTTAATTTTTGCTAAAAATATTGTGGTCGTTTAGATTTAGTTTGTGGATAAGATGATGaatgatatattatataaaaatgatGAATCAATACTTTTTATACGATAattgtatataatattaatcaTCTGTACAATCTGAGTCAATCATTTGACaaaacaaaattataaaaatgagTAATCAATCAATGTCTTATACTCCGTACAACAGTTCTCCGGTTTTACAATGATTCTGACCAAGTTAATAAGTATGTGTGTGTATGGAGTGTGATGTATTGTGTGCGTGACTTCTTAAGt contains:
- the LOC140830676 gene encoding protein NETWORKED 1A-like, whose translation is MATLSHSESRRLYSWWWDSHISPKNSKFLQENLTDMDGKVKSMIKLIEEDADSFARRAEMYYKRRPELMKLVEEFYRAYRALAERYNHATGELHQAHCTIAEALSEELPFELAEDSPSKISIQDEEPRTPENKLHVREGSIRKWPKGKKRREENFRDEVLKLSNEKHIFKDEVFNETGRAEKAESEVQDLKKNLASVQVEKDEILLQYQQCLQKLSDIEGELNNAQNDVERLDEKSSKSEIEVQTLKEALLHLEGEKVSALVNHAEYLRKILNLEAMVSLLEEDKKGLDERSIKAQSEAQSLKDEILRLNIENTAAIDQYNQCLVKILELEKVISAMEDEAKLLKIHAKRSEAEVVELQKALAQLNKEKEASTLEYKCCLETINQLEKDLSMAEVNLTCLENEVLNGNAKFRNAEEKRVLLEVSNQSLRVEAENLVKKIAMKDQELSKKEEQLEKLENRLQEENIHCQQVEAMLKNLQNLNSQSKDDNRALQLELKNVLQMLKELEIFKNGVEVEIQQVRDDNHSLSQSNLLSTVKMENMENEIISLRELKHKLEKEVSLQMGSSKSLQQEILSLKEEIKELNCSHEALIEQVKTAGLNPACVGASLKNLEDENIRLKHICDEDINEKETLLKKLENMEELLKKKSFDESSVSVLNGEKTTFIMEKASLLSQLQAVTETMHRLLEKNAVLENSLSSAKVELEGLREKSKGLEEVRELLKSDRSYLLTERSTLLLKLENVERKLGRLENGFIRLEEEYADLEKEKKAVNSQVDELKVSLGVEKQERVSTQIQSETSFVGLQSQIHLLKEENEWKKNEYAGEFERTLKSQFEMSILHKFIKDMEEKNYSLIIECQKHVEASKLAEKVMSELESESLEQQVETEFLLDEIERLRLDIYGVFRALETRMDCVIDGKIENEQTFMHHILGNIEDMKHSISKYEDDKQQLLVENSVLVTVLEQLESKGMEIESQKIYFENELKFVRQNHTMHKSEKGEILDMNKQLKLDLSQGHEHAAKLEAELVSLGVKQADLQKSYRTLQETYAQVMEENVSLRKKISDLMEEKWHTDQQNDAAVLDFLATVDKSAMLRSFGAEKMMELKSILEELNRQHEANCTIEKEMSILKGQLELQKAVNLELIGAVRKSEMEIQGIREYNVQMKRDMTNGKENLIQTEAELLDTEAKLEVAENLNVTLSKMVEKLKSDVQGSLQTRQDKEKSIIQLSENNIVQKKEIDSLNSVETNSEPEIQDINDEFELWETEESAFYFDLQICSVPEVMSQNKVQELTGVCQSLESENAAKTFENEQMKGKISLMESEIGGLKSELNAYGPAIASLRDDITFLEHNALLHSKLKATLTEEPEFLEVAAHSRRNILKKTHVDSLLGLKNLQGRIKTVRKMLEERKNPIFQGRPISDTKQEVPVKEIEDLKRLRFFGRDKRKLQKIKNKASKVWNGMLMKDIPVDQVPRDSGADDQVIELSETSENGKKDKKIGGSLKVSHNMAAKDIVFNHSENGKHKTDTPFTDSDVEKELGVDKLKVSARNRAFFPEMNDRTIHDRLASNAYKLEILQTTVQNLRTKLAMNQHSRKAKNVDFETIQEQLLEAEETVLHLMESNLLMAENIEEIPCQYEVSSPNGSKIMQRTKITEQARKESEKIDRLQLELQKIQYILLKSEDEKKNKGRSKIFKSKTVILLDFMYNGRKKRGKRKKSPLSGCLKPSSSINGRSL